A stretch of Hyalangium gracile DNA encodes these proteins:
- a CDS encoding serine/threonine protein kinase: MSDDRLGKYRLLKLLATGGMGEVFLARQEGPAGFAKTVVVKRMLTHLGRDPKFVEMFLNEARLAAQLSHPNVVQIFELGEHNGAYFIAMEFIHGMNLRAIKRRTEERRMEVPVGFAAWICAQALKGLHYAHTLTDELGAPQHIVHRDVSPDNVLVGFNGIVKMVDFGIAKASTSISTTGAGTVKGKYAYMAPEQLSGHPADPRTDVYAMGVVLYELLAGERPFTGTSEAALVKAILQDAPRPLREVRPNTPPELEEICRRALAKNPQERFPTAESMSTALEIFVLGLGGVAQEEVKTLLQGLFSEEADMATVVSLRHRAGNPFGLPTPPPGPPSSAGRAPLPLVPAPLKADPTQPGAAPVTSTSQWVNVDLSTDFAAPVVAAPAPPAPAPAPAEQPRRPSRSWRWPAVSAALLMLAGGAALWTRTERPAAEPRPDAVPSAPALAQLPARPTSEKLPDTEPAPPPPAPEALPPTEVPPAAATAQPAAPAPTAAPAPAPVEKEPPRKATATASRPAARPAAKAATGTVTLRVNPWAEVFYAGKTLGVTPMAPIELPSGTQTLTLVNRDLDVEKKVKVSVPANRDVVLRVNLLDGM; encoded by the coding sequence ATGTCCGATGATCGCCTCGGCAAGTACCGGCTCCTCAAGCTCCTAGCCACGGGAGGGATGGGAGAGGTCTTCCTGGCTCGACAGGAGGGGCCCGCGGGCTTCGCGAAGACCGTGGTGGTCAAGCGCATGCTGACGCACCTCGGGAGGGACCCGAAGTTCGTCGAGATGTTCCTCAACGAGGCGCGGCTCGCGGCGCAGCTGTCCCACCCCAACGTCGTCCAGATCTTCGAGCTGGGAGAGCACAACGGGGCCTACTTCATCGCGATGGAGTTCATCCACGGGATGAACCTGCGCGCCATCAAGCGCCGCACGGAGGAGCGGCGGATGGAGGTCCCCGTCGGCTTCGCCGCGTGGATCTGCGCGCAGGCGCTCAAGGGCCTGCACTACGCGCACACGCTCACGGACGAGCTGGGCGCTCCGCAGCACATCGTCCACCGCGACGTCAGCCCGGACAACGTGCTCGTCGGCTTCAACGGCATCGTGAAGATGGTGGACTTCGGCATCGCCAAGGCCTCCACCTCCATCTCCACCACGGGCGCCGGGACGGTGAAGGGCAAGTACGCCTATATGGCGCCCGAGCAGCTGAGCGGCCACCCGGCGGATCCCCGCACGGACGTCTACGCCATGGGCGTCGTCCTCTATGAGCTGCTCGCCGGAGAGCGCCCCTTCACCGGCACCTCGGAGGCCGCGCTCGTCAAGGCCATCCTCCAGGACGCGCCCCGGCCCCTGCGCGAGGTGCGCCCGAACACTCCCCCGGAGCTGGAGGAGATCTGCCGCCGCGCGCTCGCGAAGAATCCCCAGGAGCGCTTCCCGACGGCGGAGAGCATGTCGACGGCGCTCGAGATCTTCGTGCTCGGCCTGGGCGGCGTGGCCCAGGAGGAAGTGAAGACGCTGCTGCAGGGCCTGTTCAGCGAAGAGGCGGACATGGCGACGGTGGTCAGCCTCCGCCACAGGGCCGGCAACCCGTTCGGCCTGCCCACCCCGCCGCCCGGCCCCCCGTCCTCCGCGGGCCGCGCTCCCCTCCCCCTCGTCCCGGCGCCCCTGAAGGCGGATCCGACACAGCCGGGCGCCGCTCCGGTGACGAGCACCTCGCAGTGGGTCAACGTGGATCTCTCCACGGACTTCGCGGCGCCCGTCGTCGCGGCCCCTGCCCCACCAGCCCCAGCACCCGCTCCCGCGGAGCAGCCGCGGCGCCCGAGCCGGAGCTGGCGCTGGCCCGCGGTCAGCGCGGCCCTCCTCATGCTGGCTGGCGGCGCGGCGCTGTGGACGCGCACCGAACGTCCTGCCGCCGAGCCGCGACCCGACGCCGTGCCGTCGGCTCCGGCCCTGGCGCAGCTCCCTGCACGGCCCACCTCCGAGAAGCTTCCGGACACCGAGCCCGCGCCTCCACCTCCCGCGCCCGAGGCGCTCCCTCCCACCGAGGTGCCGCCCGCCGCCGCGACGGCGCAGCCCGCTGCTCCCGCGCCCACTGCCGCTCCCGCCCCCGCTCCCGTCGAGAAGGAGCCGCCCCGCAAGGCCACGGCCACTGCCTCCCGGCCCGCGGCACGCCCGGCGGCCAAGGCCGCCACTGGCACCGTCACGCTGCGAGTCAATCCGTGGGCCGAGGTCTTCTACGCCGGCAAGACGCTGGGGGTGACGCCCATGGCGCCCATCGAGCTGCCGAGCGGCACCCAGACGCTCACGCTGGTGAACCGGGACCTCGACGTGGAGAAGAAGGTCAAGGTCTCCGTCCCGGCGAACCGGGACGTCGTGCTGCGCGTCAACCTGCTCGACGGGATGTGA
- a CDS encoding ATP-binding protein, producing MQSSDFEKIFRLSANPYMVVDRELRYVAANEAYLQTTASRLEDLIGRRLFELFPHDPEDPNNASLRMLRASFERVLSQRAPDTLALIPYRVPRQTEAGVVVEERYWSATHTPLLDERGEVAYILQHTVDVTELQRLKQAVEADREQLARSAQIEAGVLLRAQRVQQANLSLEDERRHLHQLFDQAPSFMCFLRGRQHVFELVNRAYYGVVGHRELVGKPVREALPELEGQGFYELLDRVFMSGEPFIGRGLRVVLQRQQGGSLDEAYVDFIYQPIRGPDGRVSGIFVQGHDMTEQNRAEAEVRRLNQLLERRVQERTAELVEANKELESFSYTVSHDLRAPLRHITGFAQLLEKRVGPQLDATARRYVTTISEAARQGGKMVDDLLAFSRMGRAELNKSPVVLRELVAEVQRELAPDAEGRKVEWRVSSLPEVQADQSLLRLAVKNLISNALKYTRPKPEAIIEVGGREESGEAHVWVKDNGVGFDMRYADKLFGVFQRLHTAEQFEGTGIGLANVRRIISRHGGRVWAEGRPEEGATFHFTLPAAQKEPPAR from the coding sequence GTGCAATCGAGTGATTTCGAGAAGATCTTTCGCCTCTCGGCCAACCCGTACATGGTGGTGGACCGCGAGCTGCGGTACGTGGCCGCCAACGAGGCCTACCTGCAGACCACGGCCAGCCGGCTCGAGGATCTCATCGGCCGTCGCCTCTTCGAGCTCTTCCCCCACGATCCGGAGGACCCCAACAACGCCAGCCTGCGCATGCTGCGGGCTTCCTTCGAGCGGGTCCTGTCCCAGCGCGCGCCGGACACGCTGGCGCTCATCCCCTACCGGGTGCCCCGCCAGACCGAGGCGGGGGTGGTCGTCGAGGAGCGCTACTGGAGCGCCACGCACACGCCCCTGCTCGATGAGCGCGGAGAGGTGGCCTACATCCTCCAGCACACGGTGGACGTGACGGAGCTGCAGCGACTCAAGCAGGCCGTGGAGGCGGACCGGGAGCAGTTGGCGCGCTCGGCGCAGATCGAGGCCGGCGTCCTGCTCCGGGCCCAGCGTGTCCAGCAGGCCAACCTGTCGCTCGAGGACGAGCGCCGTCACCTGCATCAGCTGTTCGATCAGGCCCCCAGCTTCATGTGCTTCCTGCGGGGGCGCCAGCACGTCTTCGAGCTGGTCAACCGGGCGTACTACGGCGTCGTCGGGCATCGCGAGCTGGTGGGAAAGCCCGTGCGAGAGGCGCTGCCGGAGCTGGAAGGACAGGGCTTCTACGAGCTGCTCGATCGCGTCTTCATGTCGGGCGAGCCCTTCATCGGTCGCGGGCTGCGGGTGGTCCTTCAGCGGCAGCAGGGCGGGTCGCTGGACGAGGCCTACGTGGACTTCATCTATCAGCCCATCCGTGGGCCTGATGGCCGGGTGTCCGGCATCTTCGTCCAGGGCCACGACATGACCGAGCAGAACCGGGCCGAGGCGGAGGTCCGGCGGCTCAACCAGCTGCTGGAGCGGCGGGTTCAGGAGCGCACGGCGGAGCTGGTGGAGGCCAACAAGGAGCTCGAGTCCTTCAGCTACACCGTCAGCCACGATCTGCGCGCCCCGCTGCGTCACATCACGGGCTTCGCCCAGCTGCTCGAGAAGCGGGTGGGCCCCCAGCTGGATGCCACCGCCCGCCGCTACGTCACGACCATCTCGGAGGCGGCCAGACAGGGCGGGAAGATGGTGGATGATCTGCTGGCCTTCAGCCGCATGGGGCGGGCCGAGCTGAACAAGAGCCCGGTGGTGTTGCGCGAGCTCGTCGCGGAGGTGCAGCGCGAGCTCGCCCCCGATGCCGAGGGACGAAAGGTCGAGTGGCGGGTGTCTTCCCTGCCCGAGGTCCAGGCGGATCAGTCCCTGCTGCGCCTGGCCGTCAAGAACCTCATCTCCAACGCGCTGAAGTACACGCGGCCCAAGCCCGAAGCCATCATCGAGGTGGGAGGCCGCGAGGAGTCCGGCGAGGCCCACGTGTGGGTGAAGGACAACGGCGTGGGCTTCGACATGCGGTACGCGGACAAGCTGTTCGGCGTCTTCCAGCGCCTCCACACGGCCGAGCAGTTCGAGGGCACGGGCATCGGGCTGGCCAACGTGCGCCGCATCATCTCCCGCCACGGCGGACGTGTCTGGGCGGAAGGACGGCCCGAGGAGGGAGCGACCTTCCACTTCACCCTGCCCGCCGCCCAGAAAGAGCCCCCAGCGCGCTGA
- a CDS encoding Ig-like domain-containing protein, producing the protein MNRLFLLFVGCFLLVGCSVNFTEPPGRRCDDSHACPPEQVCIELRCQSAEELPPDGGSPADGGFDGGADGGMDGGTDGGTDGGMDGGTDAGISVSVNPTSVSIAPNTTYAFTATVSNASNPAVTWSVSEGAAGGSIEASGLYTAPATTGTYHVVATSVADPSRSATATVYVAILPPNIALHLSADRLLGEGVALPADGAPVSSWVDLSGNGRDVGQSEATRQPVFKLSGLNGLPTVAFDGNTSGEGDYLLSAAFASPLPQPLTVFLVYKSPQVDANKTLMDAPSAAGTNRIRLQATTVPLGALQLYATKFTSPGTQKMAGAFYQATAVYDGVNSRLRVNMIEEALNNRDTGPVGMGGLLLGGRQDRLDTSFAQTEIAELLVFARLLTDSERDLVELYLRDRYFP; encoded by the coding sequence ATGAATCGACTCTTCCTCCTCTTCGTTGGCTGCTTCCTGCTCGTCGGTTGCTCGGTGAACTTCACCGAGCCCCCAGGGCGACGATGCGATGACTCGCACGCCTGCCCTCCGGAGCAGGTCTGCATCGAGCTGCGCTGCCAGTCCGCGGAGGAGCTACCTCCCGATGGAGGCAGTCCGGCGGACGGCGGATTCGATGGTGGCGCCGACGGCGGGATGGACGGCGGCACCGATGGAGGGACGGACGGTGGCATGGATGGCGGCACCGACGCCGGCATCTCGGTGAGCGTGAACCCCACGTCGGTAAGCATCGCCCCCAACACCACCTACGCCTTCACGGCGACCGTGAGCAACGCGAGCAACCCGGCGGTGACCTGGAGCGTCAGCGAGGGGGCCGCGGGAGGCTCCATCGAGGCGAGCGGCCTCTACACCGCGCCGGCGACGACGGGCACCTATCACGTGGTGGCCACGAGCGTGGCGGACCCCAGCCGGTCGGCCACCGCCACGGTGTACGTCGCCATCCTTCCTCCCAACATCGCGCTGCACCTCTCGGCGGATCGCCTGCTCGGTGAGGGCGTGGCGCTCCCGGCGGACGGAGCGCCGGTCTCCTCCTGGGTGGATCTGTCCGGCAACGGGCGCGACGTGGGCCAGAGCGAGGCCACCCGGCAGCCCGTCTTCAAGCTCTCCGGCCTCAACGGTCTGCCCACCGTTGCGTTCGATGGCAACACGTCCGGTGAAGGGGACTACCTGCTCTCGGCCGCCTTCGCCTCCCCCCTGCCTCAGCCCCTGACGGTCTTCCTCGTGTACAAGTCCCCACAGGTGGATGCGAACAAGACCTTGATGGATGCCCCCAGCGCGGCGGGCACCAACCGGATCCGCCTCCAGGCCACCACCGTTCCCCTGGGCGCCCTCCAGCTCTACGCGACCAAGTTCACGAGCCCGGGCACCCAGAAGATGGCCGGCGCCTTCTACCAGGCCACCGCCGTGTACGACGGCGTCAACTCGCGACTGCGCGTGAACATGATCGAAGAGGCCCTCAACAACCGGGACACCGGCCCTGTCGGGATGGGCGGCCTGCTCCTCGGCGGTCGCCAGGACCGCCTGGACACCTCCTTCGCGCAGACCGAGATCGCCGAGCTGCTCGTCTTCGCTCGCCTGCTCACCGACTCCGAGCGGGATCTGGTCGAGCTCTATCTCCGCGACCGGTACTTCCCCTAA
- a CDS encoding PAS domain-containing protein produces the protein MAIFDASGRLIECSANFARMLGESPQKLLGRAYEELPLCADSSTPPLLRQAQETGSPTSRNLVLGEASLRVVAQPLLSRDGGSPRVAVTLMTLDQEQVPRERLRQIEAELIRYRSLFENLPLIFWIVRPNGVPDHFNRFWYEFTGLSQSSLEPGAWHQVIHPEDLPDINRRWLQALEAGESYEFECRYRRHDGAWLWHRARGFPLRDAEGRVLCWLGCSIDIQEIRSALERAEKERRDSEQVRAALNTFFDAVPAAMGLFDEKLRYIRINRSLAEMNGLPEEAHLGHTPRELFPQLEPHPEDLFRQVFDSGKTVTFESTGKSHASDEISTWLASTAPVLGSDGSRLGVAMVALDISQRKRAEAERDRLIVALERSNRELDQFAYVASHDLKAPLRGIANLAQWISDDLKDVMPEETRGQMRLLTGRVHRMEALINGILAYSRAGRTNSEPETIDVGALLTETIELLSPKPPAAIQVESRMPQLLAERVPLQQVFLNLMSNALKHAQRPDALVRVRCADQGEAWEFAIADNGPGIAPEYHERIWGIFQTLRARDEVEGTGIGLSVVKKIVEARGGSVRVESAVGQGATFFFIWPKTPPKR, from the coding sequence ATGGCAATCTTTGATGCCTCGGGCCGGCTGATCGAGTGCAGCGCCAACTTCGCGCGAATGCTCGGAGAGAGCCCCCAGAAGCTCCTGGGGCGCGCGTACGAGGAGCTCCCCCTCTGCGCGGACAGCTCCACCCCGCCGCTGCTCCGGCAGGCCCAGGAGACGGGCAGCCCCACCTCAAGGAACCTCGTGCTGGGCGAGGCCTCGCTGCGGGTCGTCGCCCAGCCCCTGCTGTCGCGCGACGGCGGCTCGCCTCGTGTGGCCGTGACCCTCATGACGCTCGATCAGGAGCAGGTCCCCCGCGAGCGGCTGAGGCAGATCGAGGCCGAGCTCATCCGGTACCGCTCGCTGTTCGAGAACCTCCCGCTGATCTTCTGGATCGTCCGGCCGAACGGGGTGCCGGACCACTTCAACCGGTTCTGGTACGAGTTCACCGGCCTCTCGCAGAGCTCGCTGGAGCCCGGGGCGTGGCACCAGGTCATCCACCCGGAAGATCTTCCCGACATCAACCGGCGCTGGCTCCAGGCCCTGGAGGCGGGCGAGTCCTACGAGTTCGAGTGCCGCTACCGGCGACACGACGGCGCCTGGCTCTGGCACCGCGCTCGGGGCTTCCCCCTGCGGGACGCCGAGGGTCGCGTCCTCTGCTGGCTCGGATGCAGCATCGACATCCAGGAGATCCGCAGCGCCCTCGAGCGGGCGGAGAAGGAGCGCCGCGACTCGGAGCAGGTGCGCGCCGCGCTCAACACCTTCTTCGATGCCGTCCCCGCGGCCATGGGGCTCTTCGACGAGAAGCTGCGCTACATCCGCATCAACCGCTCCCTGGCGGAGATGAACGGCCTGCCCGAGGAGGCCCATCTGGGCCACACCCCGCGCGAGCTCTTCCCGCAGCTGGAGCCCCACCCGGAGGATCTCTTCCGCCAGGTCTTCGATTCGGGAAAGACGGTCACCTTCGAGAGCACCGGCAAGTCGCACGCCTCGGATGAGATCTCCACCTGGCTGGCGTCCACGGCGCCCGTGCTCGGCTCGGATGGCAGCCGCCTGGGCGTGGCCATGGTGGCCCTGGACATCTCCCAGCGAAAGCGCGCCGAGGCCGAGCGCGACCGGCTCATCGTCGCGCTCGAGCGCAGCAACCGGGAGCTCGATCAGTTCGCCTATGTCGCCAGCCACGATCTCAAGGCGCCCCTGCGGGGCATCGCCAACCTGGCGCAGTGGATCTCCGATGACCTGAAGGACGTGATGCCCGAGGAGACACGCGGGCAGATGCGGCTGCTGACGGGGCGGGTCCACCGGATGGAGGCGCTCATCAACGGCATCCTCGCCTACAGCCGCGCCGGCCGGACGAACTCCGAGCCCGAGACCATCGACGTGGGAGCGCTGCTCACCGAGACGATCGAGCTGCTCTCGCCCAAGCCGCCCGCCGCCATCCAGGTGGAGAGCCGCATGCCGCAGCTGCTCGCCGAGCGGGTGCCCCTGCAGCAGGTCTTCCTCAACCTCATGAGCAACGCGCTCAAGCACGCCCAGCGCCCGGACGCGCTCGTGCGGGTGCGCTGCGCCGACCAGGGCGAGGCCTGGGAGTTCGCCATCGCCGACAACGGCCCCGGCATCGCCCCCGAGTATCACGAGCGCATCTGGGGCATCTTCCAGACGCTGCGGGCGAGAGATGAAGTCGAGGGGACGGGCATCGGCCTGTCCGTGGTCAAGAAGATCGTGGAAGCCCGCGGAGGCTCCGTGCGAGTGGAGTCCGCCGTGGGCCAGGGGGCCACCTTCTTCTTCATCTGGCCAAAGACCCCGCCCAAGCGATGA
- a CDS encoding response regulator, with protein sequence MRTLNILLVEDDEVDVMNVQRSFKKNNISNPLYVAGNGVEALEMLRSGSVPSQNRLILLDINMPKMNGIEFLRALRADPVLRSSPVVVLTTSNDDKDRMESFQLNVAGYLLKPVTFSSFVELMLALNKYWMLVEMP encoded by the coding sequence ATGAGAACGCTGAACATCCTGCTCGTCGAAGACGATGAAGTGGACGTGATGAACGTCCAGCGGTCCTTCAAGAAGAACAACATCAGCAACCCGCTCTACGTGGCGGGCAACGGCGTGGAGGCGCTGGAGATGCTGAGGAGCGGGTCGGTGCCCTCGCAGAACCGGCTCATCCTGCTGGACATCAACATGCCGAAGATGAACGGCATCGAGTTCCTGCGGGCCTTGCGCGCAGACCCCGTGCTGCGCTCCAGCCCCGTGGTGGTGCTCACCACCTCCAATGACGACAAGGACCGCATGGAGAGCTTCCAGCTCAACGTGGCGGGCTACCTCCTCAAGCCGGTGACGTTCTCCTCCTTCGTCGAGCTGATGCTGGCCCTCAACAAGTACTGGATGCTGGTGGAGATGCCCTGA
- a CDS encoding Ig-like domain-containing protein, protein MLLVRCVDEQPDVNVRSISVSPRAVNLGFGQQQRFTATVLGFENTAVTWSLFEGASAGTIDADGLYTAPSVAGTYHVVAVSQVDPSRSSSATVNVRATEQPVAVSLSPAAARLTVSTSQQFTATVTGTANTAVSWSVTEAGGGTVSASGLYTAPSTPGTYHVVATSASDPTKSATATVTVEPVQTIIVVSVSPSTANLLTGETRTFTATVTGTTNTAVSWSVTEAGGGTVSASGLYTAPSTPGTYHVVATSAADPTKSATATVTVTAAITVTVSPTTATLVIGEPQQFTATVGNTSNNAVTWTIQEGAAGGSVDASGLYTAPVTPGTYHVVATSEADPTKSATATVTVTPFPTAGLALHFSADQLLGPTGTLPADGAAVSTWVDLSGNGGDLGQTEANRQPIFKSAGLNGLPTVAFDGSTTAGEGDYLRTAAFASALPQPLTVFFVYKAPPVSANRTLLDAPPATGTQRIRVQATTVPVGALQLYTSAFTSPGTAKTTGSFYYVTAVYAGANSRLRANGLDETLNNRDPGPMGMAGLMLAGRQDLLNTAFAQTEFAELLVFSRVLSDTELGQVEAYLMNRYFP, encoded by the coding sequence GTGCTCCTCGTTCGGTGCGTTGACGAGCAGCCGGATGTCAATGTCCGCTCCATCTCGGTAAGCCCCCGCGCCGTCAACCTGGGCTTCGGGCAGCAGCAGCGCTTCACGGCGACAGTCCTCGGCTTCGAGAACACGGCGGTGACGTGGTCCCTCTTCGAGGGCGCCAGCGCCGGGACCATCGACGCGGACGGCCTCTACACCGCGCCCTCCGTCGCGGGCACCTACCACGTGGTCGCCGTCAGCCAGGTGGACCCCAGCCGCAGCAGCTCGGCGACGGTCAACGTGCGCGCCACGGAGCAGCCCGTCGCGGTGAGCCTGTCTCCCGCCGCGGCCCGCCTGACCGTCAGCACCTCCCAGCAGTTCACCGCGACGGTGACGGGCACGGCGAACACCGCCGTGAGCTGGAGCGTGACGGAGGCTGGCGGCGGCACCGTCAGCGCCTCGGGCCTCTACACGGCCCCCAGCACCCCGGGCACCTACCACGTGGTGGCCACCAGCGCCTCGGACCCGACGAAGAGCGCCACCGCCACGGTGACGGTGGAGCCGGTCCAGACCATCATCGTCGTGAGCGTGAGCCCGAGCACCGCGAACCTCCTCACGGGAGAGACGAGGACCTTCACCGCGACGGTGACGGGCACGACGAACACCGCCGTGAGCTGGAGCGTGACGGAGGCCGGCGGCGGCACCGTCAGCGCCTCGGGCCTCTACACGGCCCCCAGCACCCCGGGCACCTACCACGTGGTGGCCACCAGCGCCGCGGACCCGACGAAGAGCGCCACCGCCACGGTGACCGTCACGGCGGCCATCACGGTGACCGTGAGCCCCACCACCGCGACGCTCGTCATCGGCGAGCCCCAGCAGTTCACGGCCACCGTCGGCAACACCAGCAACAACGCGGTGACGTGGACGATCCAGGAGGGGGCCGCCGGTGGCAGCGTCGACGCCAGCGGCCTCTACACCGCGCCTGTCACCCCCGGCACCTACCACGTGGTGGCCACCAGCGAGGCGGACCCGACGAAGAGCGCCACCGCCACCGTCACCGTCACGCCCTTCCCCACCGCCGGCCTCGCCCTGCACTTCTCGGCCGATCAGCTCCTCGGTCCCACGGGCACCCTGCCCGCTGACGGCGCCGCGGTCAGCACCTGGGTGGACCTCTCGGGCAATGGGGGCGACCTGGGCCAGACCGAGGCCAACCGGCAGCCGATCTTCAAGAGCGCCGGCCTCAATGGACTGCCCACGGTCGCCTTCGATGGGTCCACGACGGCGGGCGAGGGAGACTACCTGCGCACGGCCGCCTTCGCGTCCGCCCTGCCCCAGCCCCTCACGGTCTTCTTCGTGTACAAGGCGCCGCCCGTGAGCGCGAACAGGACCCTGCTCGACGCGCCCCCGGCCACGGGGACCCAGCGCATCCGGGTCCAGGCCACCACCGTTCCCGTGGGCGCCCTCCAGCTCTACACGAGCGCGTTCACCAGTCCGGGCACCGCCAAGACGACCGGCTCCTTCTATTACGTCACCGCCGTGTACGCGGGCGCCAACTCGCGCCTGCGCGCCAATGGCCTCGATGAGACGCTCAACAACCGCGATCCGGGCCCCATGGGCATGGCCGGCCTCATGCTGGCGGGACGCCAGGATCTGCTGAACACCGCCTTCGCGCAGACCGAGTTCGCGGAGCTGCTCGTCTTCAGTCGCGTGCTCAGCGACACCGAGCTGGGCCAGGTCGAAGCGTACCTCATGAACCGGTACTTCCCTTGA
- a CDS encoding endo-1,4-beta-xylanase: MQRSWAVGCLAILLVLGCDPEAPPEQPVDRTAPELSLTAPAASAQVGGTVDVRGLASDDQAVSLVEVQVDQGRFEPATGTTDWSYRWDTSTVSDGFHTLTVRATDSGGNLALAARTFVVSNARPERPIAMTLTFPMRDGVIGDTLRASATFTNTSTRVVQVPRLVLTARPPGASLPDGPAVDFEPVLGPLTLVPGQEVRLDAFARTRPLDPVGIWQVFPSYEDETRTVHIGPVQAIPLRRQVRLGAATNQGRLFDVNEPLYQQTFLAHFDSMTPEYEMKIAQLQPRFGEFEFANADRLVAFAEQHGKELRGHTLIWGNSLPAWLTGRTWTREELIEVLETYVATVVGRYRGRIPEWDVVNEAIDDQGRLRANLWRDTIGPEYIALAFRAAHRADPSARLFYNDFSAEKPNAKAAAIYELAVSLKAQGVPIDGIGMQAHVSPNYYPTQAELESVIARLEGAGLRADLTEMTVNLSQVSDMPEAEQLELQARIYKGMVAACQARRACTRVTAWGVTDKYNSLGSGSAPLLFDTRYAPKPALTVIRTILGR; encoded by the coding sequence ATGCAACGGAGCTGGGCTGTCGGGTGTCTGGCGATCCTCCTCGTCCTGGGGTGCGATCCGGAAGCGCCTCCCGAGCAGCCTGTGGATCGCACGGCACCCGAGCTCTCCCTCACGGCGCCCGCGGCCTCCGCCCAGGTAGGCGGAACGGTGGATGTGCGAGGGCTGGCCTCGGACGACCAGGCGGTGAGCCTGGTGGAGGTCCAGGTCGACCAGGGCCGGTTCGAGCCCGCCACCGGGACCACCGACTGGAGCTACCGCTGGGACACCTCCACCGTCAGTGACGGCTTCCACACCTTGACGGTGCGCGCCACGGACAGTGGGGGCAACCTCGCACTCGCCGCGAGGACGTTCGTCGTGAGCAACGCCCGTCCGGAGCGCCCCATCGCCATGACGCTCACCTTCCCCATGCGCGATGGCGTCATCGGCGACACCCTGCGGGCCTCGGCCACCTTCACCAACACGAGCACGCGCGTCGTCCAGGTCCCCAGGCTGGTGCTCACGGCCCGCCCTCCGGGGGCCTCCCTGCCTGACGGGCCCGCGGTGGACTTCGAGCCGGTGCTCGGGCCGCTCACGCTCGTTCCGGGCCAGGAGGTGCGGCTCGACGCCTTCGCCCGGACGCGTCCGCTCGATCCCGTCGGCATCTGGCAGGTGTTCCCGAGCTACGAGGACGAGACGCGCACGGTGCACATCGGGCCCGTGCAGGCCATCCCGCTCCGGCGCCAGGTGCGGCTGGGCGCGGCGACCAACCAGGGGCGCCTCTTCGACGTGAACGAGCCGCTGTACCAGCAGACGTTCCTGGCCCACTTCGACTCGATGACGCCCGAGTACGAGATGAAGATCGCCCAGCTGCAGCCGAGGTTCGGCGAGTTCGAGTTCGCCAACGCGGACCGGCTGGTGGCCTTCGCGGAGCAGCACGGCAAGGAGCTGCGGGGCCACACGCTCATCTGGGGCAACTCGCTGCCGGCCTGGCTCACCGGACGGACCTGGACGCGCGAGGAGCTCATCGAGGTGCTCGAGACGTACGTGGCCACCGTGGTGGGGCGCTACCGCGGCCGCATCCCCGAGTGGGATGTGGTGAACGAGGCCATTGATGATCAAGGCCGGCTGCGCGCCAACCTCTGGAGGGACACCATCGGCCCCGAGTACATCGCGCTGGCCTTCAGGGCGGCGCACCGCGCCGATCCCTCCGCCCGGCTCTTCTACAACGACTTCAGCGCGGAGAAGCCCAACGCCAAGGCCGCCGCCATCTACGAGCTGGCCGTCTCGCTCAAGGCGCAGGGCGTGCCCATCGACGGCATCGGGATGCAGGCGCACGTCTCTCCGAACTACTACCCGACGCAGGCGGAGCTCGAGTCGGTGATCGCCCGCCTCGAGGGCGCGGGGCTGCGGGCGGACCTGACCGAGATGACGGTGAACCTGTCCCAGGTCTCCGACATGCCGGAGGCGGAGCAGCTGGAGCTGCAGGCGCGCATCTACAAGGGGATGGTGGCCGCCTGTCAGGCCCGCCGCGCGTGCACTCGCGTGACGGCCTGGGGTGTCACCGACAAGTACAACTCGCTGGGCAGCGGGAGCGCGCCGCTCCTCTTCGACACCCGCTATGCCCCCAAGCCCGCCCTGACGGTGATCCGCACCATCCTCGGGCGCTGA